A single genomic interval of Chitinophaga sp. 180180018-3 harbors:
- a CDS encoding M28 family peptidase → MKAGTDPPEERPATNVNNKKRLKTRMKKSLLLCCAAIGFTIATSAQVIKEKEVTRIISTLAADDMGGRLPGTPGIDKAAQFISHEFSKAGLQPLPGQENFLQQFTMYKLRNVSVSLTVSGEPQSWQVIPIGSCRSFDWEKDSSYDEIHVSDPWTLKKLLRSKQPLQKNTLVWLAAPMSGYLGNITASYSEKGHDNKNELTSLPDADTGKHMIVVYEKNAVADTASWEIHVRRDIVSEQYANVVGMIRGSAKPDEYVVFSGHYDHLGILPPVAGDSIANGADDDASGTTAVIMLSNYFAKSKPGRSLIFVAFTAEETGGYGSRYFSLHQDPDKIAAMFNIEMIGKESKFGRNSAFITGFERSSFGPILQRNLKGSAFRFHPDPYPEQELFYRSDNATLAAQGVPAHTISTTQIDKDQYYHTVKDELQTLDIKNITEIIRAIAVSAGSIVNGTDTPTRIDKISLDR, encoded by the coding sequence ATGAAAGCTGGTACAGACCCACCGGAGGAGCGGCCGGCAACCAACGTCAACAACAAAAAGAGATTAAAAACCCGTATGAAGAAATCCTTGTTATTATGCTGTGCAGCGATTGGCTTCACAATAGCAACATCGGCACAGGTTATTAAAGAAAAAGAAGTAACCCGTATTATAAGTACTTTGGCGGCAGATGATATGGGAGGCCGGCTGCCCGGTACTCCGGGCATTGACAAGGCTGCACAGTTTATCAGCCATGAATTCAGCAAGGCAGGTTTACAGCCTTTACCCGGACAGGAAAATTTTCTCCAGCAGTTTACGATGTACAAACTCCGGAATGTTAGTGTATCCCTCACCGTTAGTGGTGAGCCTCAGAGCTGGCAGGTGATCCCTATTGGCAGCTGTAGAAGCTTCGATTGGGAAAAAGACAGCAGCTATGATGAGATACATGTATCAGATCCATGGACGCTGAAGAAGTTGCTGCGTAGCAAACAACCACTGCAGAAGAATACCCTGGTGTGGCTGGCAGCCCCGATGTCGGGGTATCTTGGCAATATCACTGCATCTTATTCTGAAAAGGGACATGATAACAAAAACGAATTAACCAGTCTTCCTGATGCAGATACAGGAAAACACATGATCGTCGTTTATGAGAAAAACGCGGTGGCGGATACTGCATCCTGGGAAATACATGTACGCCGCGATATTGTGAGCGAGCAATATGCCAATGTGGTGGGCATGATCAGAGGCAGTGCTAAACCCGATGAATATGTGGTATTCTCCGGGCATTATGATCATCTTGGTATATTACCTCCTGTAGCCGGCGACAGCATTGCCAACGGGGCCGATGATGATGCATCCGGTACTACGGCTGTAATTATGCTCTCGAATTACTTCGCTAAAAGTAAGCCCGGACGTTCATTGATTTTTGTAGCCTTTACAGCCGAAGAAACAGGTGGATATGGTTCCCGTTATTTCTCCCTCCACCAGGATCCGGATAAGATAGCAGCGATGTTCAATATTGAAATGATCGGTAAGGAATCCAAATTTGGCAGGAACAGCGCATTCATTACCGGTTTTGAACGCTCCAGTTTTGGCCCCATTCTGCAACGCAATCTGAAAGGATCTGCTTTCCGGTTTCATCCCGATCCGTACCCGGAACAGGAACTGTTTTACCGTTCGGATAACGCCACCCTGGCGGCTCAGGGAGTACCTGCGCATACTATTTCCACTACGCAGATCGACAAAGACCAGTACTATCATACAGTGAAAGATGAGCTACAAACCCTGGATATTAAAAATATCACGGAAATTATACGGGCGATAGCAGTGAGCGCCGGTTCTATAGTAAATGGAACGGACACGCCTACACGAATTGACAAGATATCATTAGACAGATAG
- the ruvB gene encoding Holliday junction branch migration DNA helicase RuvB: MSNQHLRPDEQRLSAADKEFENSIRPREILDFSGQDQIIENLKIFIKAAKMRGEALDHVLFHGPPGLGKTTLSRIVANELGVNIRETSGPVIEKPSDLAGLLTNLEDKDVLFIDEIHRLSTVVEEYLYSAMEDYRIDIMIDTGPSARAIQINLLPFTLIGATTRSGLLTAPLLSRFGIKSRLEYYSAETLQQIIWRAAGLLNTKITSDAAGEIARRSRGTPRIANGLLRRVRDFAQVIGNGVIDVGIAQHSLRALNVDEYGLDEMDNRILNVIIENFKGGPVGITTIATAVGEEAGTLEEVYEPFLIQEGFIKRTPRGREVTEKAYTHLGKTPFRGGSNLLF, translated from the coding sequence ATGTCCAATCAGCATTTAAGACCAGACGAACAGCGACTCAGCGCTGCTGACAAAGAGTTTGAGAATAGCATACGCCCCCGGGAAATCCTTGATTTTTCCGGGCAGGATCAAATTATCGAGAACCTGAAAATATTCATCAAGGCGGCCAAAATGCGTGGGGAAGCACTGGATCATGTGTTGTTCCATGGCCCTCCCGGATTGGGGAAAACTACCCTGTCGCGCATTGTGGCGAATGAACTGGGGGTGAACATCCGGGAAACTTCGGGGCCGGTTATAGAAAAGCCGAGCGACCTGGCGGGCCTGTTGACCAATCTGGAAGACAAAGACGTGCTGTTCATTGATGAAATTCACCGGTTAAGCACTGTGGTGGAGGAATACCTGTATTCTGCCATGGAAGATTACCGTATTGATATCATGATCGATACCGGCCCCAGTGCGCGGGCGATACAGATCAACCTGCTCCCTTTCACATTGATTGGCGCTACCACACGGTCTGGTTTGCTGACGGCACCGCTGTTATCCCGTTTCGGTATTAAATCGAGACTGGAGTACTACTCTGCTGAAACACTGCAGCAGATCATCTGGCGGGCAGCAGGCTTGTTGAATACAAAGATTACCTCAGATGCGGCGGGGGAAATAGCCAGGCGTTCGCGGGGCACCCCACGTATTGCCAACGGATTGCTCCGCAGGGTGCGCGACTTTGCACAGGTAATTGGCAATGGCGTGATCGATGTGGGAATAGCCCAACACAGCCTCAGAGCGCTGAATGTGGACGAATACGGGCTCGATGAAATGGATAACCGTATTCTCAATGTAATTATAGAAAATTTCAAGGGCGGCCCTGTGGGTATCACTACCATCGCCACTGCTGTGGGGGAAGAAGCAGGTACGCTGGAAGAGGTTTATGAGCCATTTTTGATTCAGGAGGGATTTATAAAACGTACTCCCAGAGGCAGGGAAGTAACGGAGAAAGCATATACGCACCTGGGGAAAACACCATTCCGGGGTGGCAGTAATCTGCTTTTCTAG
- a CDS encoding response regulator transcription factor, which produces MEERKPKILLAEDDTNLGMVLKNYLELNDYDVELCRDGILALAAFRREKFDICLLDIMMPNMDGFKLAEEIRDVDPDIPLFFLSAKTMKEDIIQGYKLGADDYISKPFDSELLLLKIKAILKRNQELNSKEEEVHEFVIGSYSFNSRLRTLAHNGETHTLSPKENELLHMLCEHKNDLLPRELALKKIWGSDTYFNGRSMDVYIAKLRKYLKEDENIEIVNIHGNGFRLVVKEA; this is translated from the coding sequence ATGGAAGAACGTAAACCGAAAATATTACTGGCGGAAGATGATACCAACCTGGGTATGGTGCTGAAGAACTATCTGGAACTGAATGATTATGATGTAGAATTATGCCGCGATGGTATTCTGGCCCTGGCCGCCTTTCGCCGCGAGAAATTCGACATCTGCCTGCTGGATATTATGATGCCCAATATGGACGGGTTTAAACTGGCAGAGGAAATCAGAGATGTTGATCCGGATATTCCGCTCTTCTTCCTTTCTGCCAAAACCATGAAGGAAGATATTATTCAGGGCTATAAGCTCGGCGCTGATGATTATATTTCCAAGCCGTTCGACAGTGAACTGCTGCTGTTGAAAATCAAGGCTATCCTGAAACGCAACCAGGAGCTGAACAGTAAAGAGGAGGAAGTACATGAATTTGTGATCGGTTCCTATAGCTTTAACTCAAGACTCCGGACCCTGGCTCACAACGGTGAAACACATACGTTGTCACCTAAAGAGAATGAACTCCTGCACATGTTGTGCGAGCATAAGAACGACCTGCTTCCAAGGGAACTGGCGCTCAAGAAGATATGGGGCAGCGATACCTATTTCAACGGTCGCAGTATGGATGTATATATTGCGAAACTGCGCAAATACCTGAAAGAGGATGAAAATATTGAGATTGTGAATATTCACGGCAACGGCTTCCGCCTCGTGGTAAAGGAAGCATAG
- a CDS encoding DUF3108 domain-containing protein, translated as MKYLLLIILWLSCIQPVEAQTDFCSIRNTSFNAGETITFKVYYNLGKMYVGAGEATFNTSLEHFANREVFHVVGDGKTFRAYDWIFKVRDRYESYIDTATMQPLKFVRNVNEGGYKIFNNVVFNQAAHQAISTNGTFQVPPCVQDVISAIYYARNIDFSKYNTGDKIPFAMFLDDQVYNIYIRYMGKEEVNTKFGKFRAIKFKPLLIKGTIFEGGEKMTVWVSDDENKVPLRVESPISVGNIVVDMVAYGNLRYPFSSLLSRK; from the coding sequence ATGAAGTATCTGCTACTCATAATTTTATGGCTTTCCTGTATTCAACCCGTTGAAGCACAAACCGATTTTTGCTCCATCAGAAATACCAGTTTTAATGCCGGTGAAACCATCACATTCAAGGTTTATTACAACCTCGGTAAAATGTATGTGGGCGCCGGAGAAGCTACGTTTAATACGAGCCTCGAGCATTTTGCCAACCGCGAAGTTTTTCACGTTGTGGGAGATGGCAAAACTTTCAGGGCATACGACTGGATCTTCAAGGTGCGCGACCGTTATGAAAGTTATATCGATACCGCCACTATGCAACCCCTGAAGTTTGTCCGCAATGTGAACGAAGGCGGGTATAAGATATTTAATAACGTGGTATTCAACCAGGCTGCCCACCAGGCCATCAGTACCAATGGTACATTCCAGGTGCCCCCCTGTGTGCAGGACGTGATCAGCGCCATCTACTACGCCAGGAATATAGATTTCAGCAAGTATAATACAGGCGATAAGATTCCTTTTGCCATGTTCCTCGATGACCAGGTATATAATATCTATATCAGGTACATGGGTAAGGAAGAAGTAAATACCAAATTCGGCAAGTTCAGGGCTATCAAATTCAAGCCCCTGCTCATCAAGGGTACTATCTTTGAAGGAGGGGAAAAGATGACGGTATGGGTTAGTGATGATGAAAACAAAGTGCCACTGCGTGTGGAAAGCCCCATTTCCGTAGGAAATATTGTGGTGGATATGGTGGCTTATGGAAACCTGCGCTATCCTTTCAGTTCGCTGCTAAGCAGGAAATAA
- a CDS encoding lysylphosphatidylglycerol synthase domain-containing protein, whose translation MMSSLQERGWVGVFLVLVLMIFNWGLEARKWQKLVKPLEDISFMRAFSAILSGVSFSINTPNRIGEYGGRILYLKKNNKLKAIAATIVGSFSQLIVTIIFGLTGLLYYINTFAPAKDNLLLSTAIWQKIVVGALIAICGLTILLYFRLQIILTVFEKIPFLRKVKVFVQIIVKYSSGELRYLLLLSAFRYIVFSAQYLILLDALGMEFLWWQAFLLNSIIYLVMAGVPTIAIAELGVRGKVSIFFLGLLSSNTMAIIAATAGIWLINLVLPAILGSVLLLGVKIFKEK comes from the coding sequence ATGATGTCTTCATTACAGGAAAGGGGCTGGGTGGGCGTCTTCCTGGTATTGGTACTGATGATTTTTAATTGGGGGCTGGAAGCCCGTAAGTGGCAGAAACTGGTTAAACCCCTGGAAGATATCAGTTTTATGAGGGCATTCAGCGCCATCCTATCCGGCGTTTCCTTCTCCATCAATACCCCAAATCGTATAGGCGAGTACGGGGGGCGGATACTTTACCTGAAGAAGAATAATAAGCTGAAAGCCATTGCTGCTACCATTGTGGGAAGTTTCAGCCAGCTGATAGTCACTATTATTTTTGGGTTAACAGGTTTACTTTACTATATCAATACCTTCGCGCCTGCAAAGGACAACCTGCTGTTAAGTACTGCTATCTGGCAGAAAATCGTCGTAGGAGCACTGATAGCTATTTGTGGCCTGACGATATTGTTATATTTTCGGCTACAAATTATTCTGACTGTATTTGAAAAGATACCATTCCTTCGAAAAGTGAAGGTGTTTGTTCAGATCATAGTGAAATACTCATCCGGTGAATTACGTTACCTGTTGCTGCTTTCGGCCTTCCGGTATATAGTCTTCTCGGCACAGTATTTGATTTTGTTGGACGCTCTGGGTATGGAGTTTCTTTGGTGGCAGGCCTTTCTGTTGAACAGCATTATCTACCTGGTAATGGCAGGAGTTCCTACCATCGCGATCGCCGAACTCGGGGTAAGAGGAAAAGTCAGTATCTTTTTTCTTGGATTACTAAGCTCTAACACTATGGCCATTATCGCAGCTACGGCCGGTATCTGGCTGATTAACCTGGTGCTGCCGGCGATTTTGGGAAGTGTGTTGTTGTTGGGAGTAAAAATTTTTAAGGAAAAATAG
- the ruvC gene encoding crossover junction endodeoxyribonuclease RuvC: MAKKSKIILGIDPGTLVMGYGLILIEGKKASLLEMDVLKLSKLKDHYERLQLIHSRVKELIQEHRPSSFAIEAPFFGKNVQSMLKLGRAQGVAIAAAMQSGLEVTEYSPKKVKQSVTGNGNADKEQVWLMLQRILSISERPDYLDATDALAVAVCHFYQESNPLAAATRSKGWEQFLQKHPERIAR, encoded by the coding sequence TTGGCAAAGAAGTCAAAAATAATTCTCGGTATTGACCCTGGTACGCTTGTAATGGGCTACGGGCTTATACTTATCGAAGGAAAAAAAGCCAGTCTTCTGGAGATGGATGTACTGAAACTGTCGAAATTAAAAGATCACTACGAGCGCCTACAACTGATCCATTCCAGAGTAAAGGAACTGATTCAGGAGCACAGACCTAGCAGTTTTGCTATCGAAGCACCTTTTTTTGGTAAGAATGTTCAAAGTATGCTGAAGCTGGGCCGGGCCCAGGGAGTAGCTATTGCCGCTGCCATGCAAAGTGGACTGGAGGTAACCGAATACTCCCCTAAGAAAGTAAAACAATCCGTTACCGGCAATGGTAACGCAGACAAAGAGCAGGTCTGGCTGATGCTGCAACGTATCCTCAGCATATCAGAACGTCCTGATTACCTTGATGCAACGGATGCTCTTGCAGTAGCAGTTTGTCATTTTTACCAGGAAAGCAACCCCTTGGCAGCAGCTACCCGGAGCAAAGGCTGGGAACAGTTTCTGCAAAAGCACCCGGAACGGATCGCCCGATAG
- a CDS encoding response regulator transcription factor, with protein sequence MKARILLVEDDQNFGAVTKKRLEDAGYDVVHSVDGQAAWEQFQLRSFDICLLDVVMPKKDGLQLAQQIRETNDHIPILFLTSKNEKEDRIAGLSIGADDYISKPFSMQELILRIEVFLKRTMNREKDKSSQYTIGQLTFDYEDLRLYTPNGDISISVTQKEADLLKYFCNNPNKTLKREDILSNVWGKDDYFLGRSMDVFITKLRKHFKSDPQIKLETVHGVGFRFNIPGK encoded by the coding sequence ATGAAAGCAAGAATCCTATTGGTGGAAGATGATCAGAATTTTGGTGCGGTTACAAAAAAACGATTGGAAGACGCTGGCTATGATGTAGTACACAGTGTTGACGGTCAGGCAGCCTGGGAACAGTTCCAGTTACGATCATTCGATATTTGTTTGCTGGATGTAGTAATGCCCAAAAAAGACGGTCTTCAGCTGGCCCAGCAGATCCGTGAAACCAATGATCATATACCTATATTGTTCCTCACTTCCAAGAATGAAAAAGAAGACCGGATAGCAGGGCTTTCGATCGGAGCAGACGATTATATCAGCAAACCTTTCAGTATGCAGGAACTCATCCTGCGGATTGAAGTTTTCCTGAAACGGACCATGAACCGGGAGAAAGATAAATCCAGCCAATATACCATTGGTCAACTTACATTTGATTACGAAGACCTTAGGTTGTATACGCCTAATGGTGATATCTCTATTTCTGTAACCCAAAAGGAAGCGGACCTGTTAAAATATTTCTGCAATAACCCCAATAAAACACTGAAAAGAGAAGATATCCTCTCTAACGTGTGGGGCAAAGACGATTACTTCCTCGGCCGGAGCATGGATGTATTTATCACCAAGCTGAGAAAACATTTTAAATCAGACCCGCAGATTAAACTGGAAACAGTGCATGGCGTTGGCTTCCGCTTCAATATTCCCGGCAAATAA
- a CDS encoding HIT family protein encodes MTIFSKIIKGEIPSYKIAENENFYAFLDIFPLMAGHTLVIPKVETDKFFDVSDDLMREWLVFAKPIARAIEKVVPCNRIGVSVVGLEVPHAHMHLIPINSVDDMNFSRAKLKLSADEFKEIQARIIAAL; translated from the coding sequence ATGACCATCTTCTCTAAAATTATCAAAGGTGAGATCCCCAGCTATAAGATAGCAGAGAATGAAAACTTCTATGCTTTCCTGGATATTTTCCCGTTAATGGCCGGCCATACCCTGGTGATTCCCAAAGTGGAAACAGATAAATTCTTCGACGTGTCTGATGATCTGATGAGGGAGTGGTTAGTGTTTGCCAAGCCTATAGCCCGGGCTATCGAAAAAGTGGTTCCCTGTAATCGTATAGGCGTTAGTGTGGTAGGTCTGGAAGTACCTCATGCGCACATGCATCTGATTCCTATTAATTCAGTGGATGATATGAATTTTTCCCGTGCTAAGCTCAAATTGTCGGCCGATGAGTTTAAGGAGATCCAGGCCAGGATCATAGCTGCCTTATAA
- the greA gene encoding transcription elongation factor GreA, with protein sequence MSGINYITKETLDQMMNELTILKTKGRAEIARAISEAREKGDLKENAEYDAAKEAQGIHEAKIATLETAIATSRIVSANAIDTSKVSILCKVTITNMANKKTVTYQVVSETEADLKAGKISITSPIGKGLLGKQVGEVAEVQAPNGLLKFKIDSITA encoded by the coding sequence ATGTCTGGCATAAATTATATAACGAAAGAAACCCTCGACCAAATGATGAATGAGCTGACCATCCTTAAAACAAAGGGAAGGGCTGAAATTGCACGTGCTATTTCAGAAGCCAGGGAGAAGGGTGACTTGAAGGAAAATGCCGAATATGATGCCGCCAAGGAAGCCCAGGGTATACATGAAGCTAAGATTGCCACACTTGAAACGGCGATAGCTACATCCCGTATTGTTAGCGCCAATGCTATAGATACTTCAAAAGTATCCATCCTCTGTAAGGTAACCATTACGAATATGGCTAATAAGAAGACTGTTACTTACCAGGTTGTTTCTGAAACAGAGGCTGATCTGAAGGCAGGTAAAATATCCATTACTTCTCCGATAGGAAAAGGTTTGCTAGGCAAGCAGGTAGGCGAGGTGGCCGAAGTACAGGCTCCTAATGGATTGCTTAAATTTAAAATTGATTCAATAACAGCATAA
- a CDS encoding NAD(P)-dependent oxidoreductase, whose protein sequence is MSRKVLITAKTHPYLVEQLETKGFEVIYQPSISYDEVYRLIADCVGLIVTTRIHVDRHIIDNARQLQWIGRLGSGMELIDVPYAESRGIHCVSSPEGNRDAVGEQAVGMLLCLLNNTLKSNLELRQGIWERDGNRGFELNGRTVGIIGYGNTGSTFAHKLQGFDVKILAYDKYKKGYGSGNVKESTLEEIFREADVVSLHLPLTTETKHLGNTAFFASFAKPVWFMNTARGKLVNNRDLIAALQAGKLSGACLDVLENEKLSTYNEEEKEQLDWLLKASNVVVTPHIAGYSHEASIKMARIVLEKLNIL, encoded by the coding sequence ATGAGCAGGAAAGTATTAATTACGGCAAAAACACATCCGTATCTTGTTGAACAGCTGGAGACCAAAGGATTTGAAGTGATCTACCAGCCATCGATCAGTTACGACGAAGTATACCGTCTGATCGCGGATTGCGTAGGGTTGATTGTTACCACCCGCATTCATGTCGACAGGCACATTATCGACAATGCCCGCCAGCTGCAATGGATAGGTCGTTTGGGCTCCGGTATGGAGCTGATAGATGTACCCTATGCTGAAAGCAGAGGGATCCATTGCGTAAGCAGTCCTGAAGGAAACCGGGATGCTGTTGGGGAGCAGGCAGTAGGTATGCTGCTGTGCCTGCTTAACAATACATTGAAGAGCAATCTGGAATTGAGGCAGGGGATCTGGGAGCGTGACGGTAACCGGGGTTTTGAGTTGAATGGCAGAACAGTGGGGATTATAGGATATGGTAACACCGGGAGTACCTTTGCTCATAAGCTGCAGGGCTTTGATGTAAAAATACTGGCGTACGATAAGTACAAGAAGGGATATGGCTCAGGAAATGTGAAAGAGTCGACCCTGGAAGAGATTTTCAGGGAAGCAGATGTCGTGAGTTTACATCTTCCGTTAACAACAGAAACAAAACACCTGGGCAATACGGCCTTCTTCGCTTCTTTTGCCAAACCAGTGTGGTTCATGAACACGGCCAGGGGAAAGCTGGTAAATAACCGCGATCTCATTGCTGCGCTTCAGGCCGGAAAATTATCCGGTGCCTGTCTGGATGTGCTCGAAAATGAAAAGCTGAGCACTTATAACGAAGAAGAGAAGGAACAGCTGGACTGGTTGCTGAAGGCTTCCAATGTAGTGGTAACTCCACATATTGCAGGCTATTCGCATGAGGCCAGTATTAAAATGGCGAGAATTGTGCTGGAGAAACTAAATATTCTTTAA
- the rsmA gene encoding 16S rRNA (adenine(1518)-N(6)/adenine(1519)-N(6))-dimethyltransferase RsmA, with protein MYTLKKSLGQHFLTDENISRKIVESLPVMEGQQVLEVGPGGGAITKYLLQLPGIHFKAIELDTEKVQFLEKTYPAIKGKLINESILDAALPFEGPFRMIGNFPYNISTQIMFKLLEWREHVGVVVGMFQKEVAQRIAAPHGNKEYGILSVLLQAFYRIEYLFEVHENCFNPPPKVKSAVIRLTKLEQPADIASERKFFVLVKTAFGQRRKQLRNPLKTMFNKELLAQDPIFSKRAEELSVADFAALSHKMI; from the coding sequence ATGTATACACTAAAGAAATCACTCGGTCAGCATTTCCTCACTGACGAGAATATCTCGAGGAAAATCGTGGAATCGCTACCTGTAATGGAAGGCCAGCAGGTGCTGGAGGTGGGTCCCGGAGGGGGAGCCATTACCAAATACCTGTTGCAGTTACCCGGCATACACTTCAAAGCGATTGAACTGGACACTGAAAAAGTGCAGTTCCTCGAGAAAACCTACCCGGCTATTAAAGGAAAATTGATCAACGAAAGCATACTGGATGCGGCCTTGCCTTTTGAAGGGCCATTCCGTATGATCGGTAATTTCCCTTACAATATATCCACCCAGATCATGTTCAAACTGCTGGAATGGCGGGAACATGTGGGTGTGGTGGTAGGCATGTTCCAGAAAGAAGTGGCACAACGGATTGCTGCTCCGCACGGAAATAAGGAATATGGTATTCTGAGCGTGCTGTTACAGGCATTTTACCGGATCGAGTACCTGTTTGAAGTACATGAGAACTGCTTTAATCCGCCACCGAAGGTGAAATCGGCGGTTATCCGCCTGACGAAGCTGGAACAGCCTGCGGACATTGCTTCCGAGCGAAAATTTTTTGTATTGGTAAAAACTGCTTTCGGGCAACGGCGCAAGCAATTGCGTAATCCACTGAAAACAATGTTCAATAAGGAACTGCTGGCACAGGATCCTATTTTTTCAAAACGAGCAGAAGAATTGAGCGTGGCTGATTTTGCAGCTTTATCCCATAAGATGATATGA
- the pdxA gene encoding 4-hydroxythreonine-4-phosphate dehydrogenase PdxA: protein MLYICLSLRQHSMSTTQINKPVIGITVGDINSIGAEIIIKTFLDTRMMEFCTPVIFASNKTINFYRKLMNENNFNYQSIKDFTRLNHKQVNVYNCWEEEVQITPGVLNETGGKYAAKALEVAIKCLKDGYISGLVTAPIHKNNIQSASFNYTGHTPYLRDSFNAKDVLMFMTADNMRVGLLTEHVPVAEVAKYVTKENILGKLQLMKDSLVKDFGIDQPRIAVLGLNPHAGDDGLIGREEIDQIIPAIRHAKGNGILCFGPYSADAFFAREMYKQFDGVLAMYHDQGLIPFKSLAAGNGINYTAGLGIVRTSPDHGTAFDIAGRNIADPDSFRQAIFTCLDILGKREQYAQNTRNPLKKTELASE from the coding sequence ATGCTTTATATTTGCCTTTCATTGAGGCAACATAGCATGAGTACTACCCAGATCAACAAACCGGTAATAGGCATCACTGTCGGTGATATCAACAGCATTGGCGCGGAAATCATCATCAAAACGTTCCTGGACACACGTATGATGGAGTTCTGTACGCCGGTGATCTTTGCATCCAACAAAACCATCAACTTCTACCGGAAGCTGATGAACGAAAACAACTTCAACTATCAGAGTATCAAAGATTTCACCCGTTTGAACCACAAACAGGTGAACGTTTATAACTGCTGGGAGGAAGAAGTACAGATCACCCCGGGAGTATTAAATGAAACCGGTGGGAAATATGCGGCCAAAGCCCTGGAGGTAGCTATTAAATGTCTGAAAGACGGCTATATCAGCGGCCTTGTTACTGCCCCGATCCACAAGAATAATATTCAAAGTGCCAGTTTCAACTATACCGGACATACCCCCTATCTCCGCGATTCCTTTAACGCAAAGGATGTGCTGATGTTCATGACTGCCGATAACATGCGCGTAGGCCTGCTGACCGAACATGTGCCTGTTGCTGAAGTTGCAAAATATGTTACCAAGGAGAATATACTGGGTAAGCTTCAGTTGATGAAAGACAGCCTCGTAAAAGATTTTGGTATCGACCAGCCACGGATCGCGGTATTGGGACTGAACCCCCATGCCGGCGACGATGGGCTGATCGGCCGTGAAGAAATAGATCAGATCATTCCCGCCATCAGGCACGCCAAAGGTAACGGTATCCTGTGTTTCGGCCCCTATAGTGCCGACGCATTCTTTGCCCGCGAAATGTACAAACAGTTCGATGGCGTACTGGCCATGTACCACGATCAGGGCCTGATCCCGTTCAAATCCCTCGCTGCCGGCAATGGTATTAACTATACCGCGGGCCTGGGCATCGTACGTACCTCTCCGGACCATGGCACAGCCTTCGATATCGCCGGCAGAAACATCGCCGATCCCGATTCGTTCAGACAAGCAATCTTCACCTGTCTTGATATCCTCGGAAAAAGAGAACAATATGCTCAAAACACCAGGAACCCGCTGAAAAAGACGGAACTGGCATCAGAATAA
- a CDS encoding transcriptional regulator → MDFKDLDPVLHSQLRLAIMSLLISEQEAEFTQLKEKTNATAGNLSVQINKLRDAGYITVIKQFRENYPQTICKLTVVGKKAFENYVASIQSYLNAGAKRKE, encoded by the coding sequence ATGGATTTTAAGGATCTGGACCCGGTATTACATTCACAGTTACGGCTGGCGATTATGTCGTTACTGATCAGCGAACAGGAGGCAGAATTTACGCAGCTGAAAGAAAAAACCAATGCCACAGCGGGAAACCTCAGTGTGCAGATCAATAAGTTGCGGGATGCTGGTTATATCACTGTGATAAAGCAGTTCCGGGAGAATTATCCTCAGACCATTTGCAAGCTGACAGTAGTTGGCAAAAAAGCTTTCGAGAATTATGTAGCATCAATTCAGTCGTACTTAAATGCAGGTGCAAAGCGTAAGGAATAA